One genomic segment of Nitrospinaceae bacterium includes these proteins:
- the guaB gene encoding IMP dehydrogenase, whose protein sequence is MLRTPELALTFDDVMLLPAASDVLPKDAEFQVELCEGLELRIPIISAAMDTVTESKLAIALAQEGGIGVIHRNISIEAQADEVDRVKRSESGMINTPITMRPGQKISEALSVMESYHISGVPITEEERLVGILTNRDVRFESNLDRPVSELMTKSDLITVSEGTTLEESKGMLHKHRIEKLLVVDENYNLKGLITLKDIEKVRRYPKSAKDAYGRLRVAAAVGISADSKDRVAALVKAGADLLVLDSAHGHSKRVLMAVEAIKKEFPDVNLMAGNVATAQGTRDLISAGADIIKVGVGPGSICTTRVVAGVGVPQLTAVASCAAAAEEKGKKIVSDGGIKFSGDIVKALAGGAHAVMIGSLFAGVDESPGEKVLYQGRTYKVYRGMGSVGAMGSGISRDRYFQDAQNGYEDGEHFSDTKLVPEGVEGRVPYKGSISATIFQLMGGVAAGMGYTGCRNIEELRQNAEFIQITSAGLRESHVHDVFVTREAPNYQRD, encoded by the coding sequence ATGTTGAGGACCCCAGAATTAGCGCTCACCTTTGACGACGTAATGCTCCTGCCTGCGGCCTCGGATGTCTTGCCGAAGGACGCAGAATTCCAGGTCGAACTGTGCGAGGGCTTAGAGCTTCGAATCCCCATCATTAGCGCGGCGATGGACACCGTGACAGAGTCAAAGCTTGCCATCGCGCTGGCCCAGGAGGGCGGAATTGGCGTCATACACCGAAACATTTCGATTGAGGCGCAGGCGGACGAGGTGGACCGCGTAAAACGCTCCGAAAGCGGGATGATCAACACACCGATCACGATGCGGCCTGGTCAGAAAATCAGCGAAGCGCTCAGTGTGATGGAGTCCTATCACATCTCGGGTGTTCCTATTACCGAGGAGGAGAGGCTCGTTGGCATTCTGACGAACCGTGACGTGCGCTTCGAGTCGAATCTTGATCGACCCGTATCGGAGTTAATGACCAAATCGGATCTAATCACCGTCTCCGAGGGAACAACGCTTGAGGAGAGCAAGGGCATGCTCCACAAGCACCGAATTGAAAAACTCTTGGTTGTGGACGAAAATTACAATCTCAAGGGTTTGATTACTTTGAAAGATATCGAAAAAGTTCGGCGCTACCCAAAATCGGCGAAAGACGCGTACGGGCGCCTACGAGTGGCGGCGGCTGTAGGCATCTCGGCCGATAGCAAAGATCGCGTAGCGGCTCTCGTGAAGGCGGGGGCGGATTTGTTGGTGCTGGACAGCGCGCACGGCCACTCAAAGCGGGTGCTCATGGCAGTCGAGGCAATTAAGAAAGAGTTCCCGGACGTTAACTTGATGGCCGGTAACGTTGCCACAGCACAGGGCACACGCGATCTGATCTCCGCGGGTGCCGATATTATCAAGGTGGGCGTAGGGCCCGGTTCGATTTGCACCACCCGTGTGGTGGCCGGTGTGGGCGTGCCCCAGTTGACGGCTGTTGCGAGTTGCGCGGCCGCCGCCGAGGAGAAGGGCAAGAAAATTGTTTCCGACGGCGGAATTAAATTTTCAGGCGATATCGTCAAGGCCCTGGCCGGCGGCGCACACGCTGTTATGATCGGAAGCCTCTTTGCCGGGGTCGATGAGAGCCCAGGCGAAAAGGTGCTCTATCAGGGACGAACCTACAAAGTATATCGAGGAATGGGCTCCGTGGGCGCCATGGGCTCGGGCATTAGCCGGGACCGTTATTTCCAGGATGCTCAGAACGGCTACGAGGACGGTGAGCACTTCAGCGACACGAAGCTGGTTCCTGAGGGTGTAGAGGGCCGGGTGCCATACAAGGGTTCTATATCGGCAACAATTTTTCAGTTGATGGGTGGCGTGGCCGCGGGCATGGGCTACACCGGTTGCCGAAATATCGAGGAGTTGCGCCAGAACGCGGAATTTATCCAGATTACATCGGCGGGGTTGCGAGAGAGCCATGTGCACGATGTGTTCGTTACGCGCGAGGCGCCGAACTATCAGCGGGACTGA
- a CDS encoding ATP-dependent RecD-like DNA helicase has product MTRRIPNNSSSASRHNRMKTQSQGALFPDTGGTLVGSVERIRFRADDTGYTVLVVQPDGDFPPLAVVGYLSSIQEGERIEFEGEWKEHPRFGRQFQAIASKHIIPTTAEGIEKFLASGTLKNIGPALAKRIVARFGEESLDVIENEPRRLLEIPGLGEKKLIGMVESWESQSEIKEVMLFLQTHDVPLHMAEKVYRAYGSAAIQVLREDPYRLATDIYGVGFRTADRVAQKIGIPTDSPRRCEAGAVYVLNHLGESDGHVYVPMDELLTRAAEILEVSREQVAEAVESLRKSGGIIVEDIGIPATGDEPGAATGQSAVYAQTYHAAETEVARRLSTLMTAPRDEARLEAALQGKGASGSTIKERLSAVSKRAIEGGMATGEQARAIEGAIAEKILVVTGGPGTGKTTIIEAVTRLYSDLGLKVLLGAPTGRAAKRLSEVTGHEAATIHRLLEYTWASGGFLRDASQPLVADAVIIDEASMMDIHLMAHLLRAIPDAATFVLVGDVDQLPSVGPGMVLSDVIESKALPVVKLMEVFRQSKESLIVENAHRVNRGEMPFEPKGAEELRDYYFIEENDAERCVDILVELCRERIRQRFDLDPIADVQIISPMQRGTLGVQKLNARLQEVLNPPGAGGSIQSGGRSFRPGDKLIQTRNNYEKNIFNGDIGIVVSVDPSQGSMRVNFDPNVIDYTQSALDEVIHAYAVTIHKSQGSEYPAVIIPLHTQHYPMLQRNLVYTALTRAKKLAIFIGSKRALAMAVKNAKVRRRWSHLAGRVRQNAGLAPLPMAIPEVRNSVNSVDSEKSEKSAKTMPNDSANEKEDVLEKKKDESNTSWDERPPDSTYEAGAGEEDLGENGDFDEDDSSPTGGELTYHPIDGE; this is encoded by the coding sequence ATGACCCGGCGCATCCCAAACAATTCCTCTAGCGCCTCCCGCCACAATCGGATGAAAACGCAGTCCCAGGGCGCCCTTTTCCCGGACACCGGCGGCACCCTCGTCGGCTCCGTCGAGCGCATCCGTTTCCGGGCGGATGACACCGGCTATACCGTTCTCGTCGTTCAGCCGGACGGAGATTTTCCACCTCTTGCTGTGGTCGGCTATCTCAGCAGCATCCAGGAAGGCGAGCGCATCGAGTTCGAGGGAGAGTGGAAAGAGCATCCCCGATTCGGCAGACAGTTTCAGGCCATCGCCTCGAAACACATCATTCCAACAACCGCCGAGGGGATAGAGAAATTCCTTGCCTCGGGCACCCTCAAGAACATCGGCCCCGCGCTGGCAAAACGCATCGTCGCCCGCTTCGGCGAAGAATCCCTCGATGTCATCGAAAACGAACCACGCCGTCTGCTGGAAATTCCAGGGTTGGGCGAGAAGAAACTAATCGGAATGGTCGAAAGCTGGGAGAGCCAGAGCGAGATCAAAGAAGTGATGCTTTTCCTCCAGACCCACGATGTGCCTCTCCATATGGCCGAGAAGGTCTACCGCGCCTACGGCTCGGCGGCCATTCAGGTTCTGCGCGAAGACCCTTACCGACTGGCCACCGATATCTATGGCGTGGGTTTTCGCACGGCGGATCGCGTCGCCCAAAAAATTGGCATTCCGACCGACTCTCCCAGGCGCTGTGAGGCCGGGGCGGTTTATGTGCTCAACCACCTAGGGGAGAGCGACGGGCATGTGTACGTTCCAATGGATGAGCTCCTTACCCGGGCCGCCGAGATTCTCGAGGTTTCCCGCGAGCAGGTAGCCGAGGCGGTGGAATCACTCCGCAAGAGCGGCGGAATCATCGTCGAGGATATCGGCATTCCGGCAACTGGCGACGAGCCCGGGGCGGCAACGGGGCAAAGCGCCGTTTACGCGCAGACCTATCATGCCGCTGAAACGGAGGTGGCCCGAAGACTATCGACCTTGATGACGGCCCCCCGAGACGAGGCGAGACTTGAGGCGGCCCTACAGGGGAAGGGAGCTAGCGGCAGCACGATCAAAGAGCGCCTGAGCGCAGTTTCAAAACGCGCCATCGAGGGAGGCATGGCAACCGGCGAGCAGGCCCGCGCCATTGAGGGAGCGATTGCCGAAAAAATACTCGTCGTGACCGGCGGGCCCGGCACCGGCAAAACAACAATAATCGAGGCCGTCACCCGACTCTACAGTGACCTGGGTCTAAAAGTGCTTCTCGGGGCGCCAACGGGCCGCGCCGCCAAGCGCCTCTCTGAGGTCACGGGGCACGAGGCAGCCACGATTCACCGGCTTCTTGAATATACCTGGGCCTCGGGCGGCTTTTTACGAGACGCCTCACAACCACTCGTTGCAGATGCGGTGATTATCGATGAGGCATCGATGATGGATATTCACCTGATGGCTCATCTACTGCGCGCTATCCCAGACGCGGCCACCTTTGTCCTCGTCGGGGACGTGGACCAGTTGCCCTCGGTCGGGCCTGGAATGGTATTAAGTGACGTGATCGAATCAAAGGCACTACCCGTCGTGAAACTCATGGAGGTTTTCCGCCAGTCGAAAGAAAGCCTTATCGTCGAGAATGCCCATCGGGTAAACCGGGGGGAAATGCCTTTTGAGCCCAAGGGGGCAGAGGAACTTCGCGACTATTATTTTATCGAGGAGAACGACGCCGAGCGCTGCGTGGACATTCTCGTTGAGCTGTGCCGCGAGCGGATTCGCCAGCGCTTCGATCTCGACCCCATTGCCGATGTGCAGATCATCTCCCCCATGCAACGAGGAACCCTGGGCGTTCAGAAACTCAACGCCAGACTTCAGGAGGTTTTGAACCCGCCGGGGGCGGGCGGCTCGATCCAGAGCGGGGGCCGCTCCTTCAGACCAGGGGATAAGCTGATACAGACCCGGAACAATTATGAGAAAAACATTTTCAACGGCGACATCGGCATCGTTGTATCCGTCGACCCCTCCCAGGGCTCCATGCGCGTGAATTTTGATCCGAATGTTATCGACTACACCCAAAGCGCACTCGATGAGGTCATTCACGCCTATGCGGTCACCATCCACAAAAGCCAGGGGAGTGAATATCCGGCAGTCATTATTCCCCTGCACACGCAGCACTACCCCATGCTTCAGCGGAACCTGGTCTATACCGCCCTCACCCGCGCGAAAAAGCTTGCCATTTTCATTGGCTCAAAAAGAGCGCTCGCCATGGCGGTGAAGAACGCAAAAGTGCGCCGCCGATGGAGCCATCTCGCCGGCCGGGTGAGGCAAAACGCGGGGCTTGCCCCACTGCCTATGGCAATACCAGAGGTGAGGAATTCAGTAAATTCGGTTGACTCAGAGAAATCAGAGAAATCGGCGAAAACGATGCCGAACGATTCTGCTAATGAGAAAGAGGACGTTTTAGAGAAAAAAAAGGATGAATCGAACACGAGTTGGGATGAGCGCCCACCCGATTCAACCTACGAGGCTGGCGCCGGGGAGGAGGATTTGGGCGAGAATGGAGATTTTGACGAGGATGACTCATCTCCTACCGGGGGCGAGCTAACCTACCACCCGATTGATGGTGAGTAG
- a CDS encoding flagellar basal body-associated FliL family protein, producing MAGESRQTEIDSADDLFLGGDDDLVEEPSGAEPTETEQDDATSFDEAPPSAEIEEAEPEFEPEGDTEAQFEDAAGEKAPRKKKKGFPVLQYYVVPAVGVVLIMSLGWSFALIARRGLVRPPEEVAKATKVEKKDEKVEEKQEALIKPKRDLRTVLVPIQEEKEAEVKGQEGTFKANIRAPKSKKKFAPTETPLVGEGEADEASLPPDSGKPAGKALPPEVDTGLSLTVPVNHPFFIPLKGGRSTKAAITFLNFSLNLLVSTKAAASEFNSKRALIRELIYLHYSRSSAGDLSTPAGRDRVRRRLVAKLDKQLIHGKVRGVLFQEFYTR from the coding sequence ATGGCCGGTGAATCCAGACAGACAGAAATAGATTCAGCTGATGATCTATTTCTGGGCGGCGATGATGACCTTGTAGAAGAGCCATCGGGTGCGGAGCCGACTGAAACTGAGCAGGACGATGCAACCTCTTTCGATGAGGCGCCACCATCTGCTGAGATAGAGGAGGCGGAGCCTGAATTCGAGCCCGAAGGAGATACCGAGGCTCAGTTCGAGGATGCGGCCGGAGAGAAAGCCCCCCGCAAGAAGAAAAAAGGGTTTCCGGTACTTCAGTACTACGTCGTACCGGCAGTGGGAGTTGTGTTGATCATGTCGCTGGGGTGGAGTTTTGCCCTCATTGCCCGTCGGGGGCTTGTTCGCCCACCTGAGGAGGTGGCCAAGGCCACGAAAGTTGAAAAGAAAGATGAAAAAGTTGAGGAAAAACAGGAGGCTCTTATAAAGCCCAAGCGCGACCTTCGCACCGTTCTGGTTCCCATTCAGGAAGAAAAAGAGGCCGAGGTGAAAGGCCAGGAAGGCACGTTCAAGGCCAATATAAGAGCACCTAAGTCTAAAAAGAAATTTGCACCGACTGAGACGCCCCTCGTTGGGGAAGGGGAGGCCGATGAAGCGAGCTTGCCGCCGGACTCGGGGAAGCCTGCTGGAAAGGCCCTGCCTCCTGAGGTTGATACGGGCTTGAGTCTGACTGTGCCGGTTAATCATCCGTTTTTCATCCCTCTCAAGGGGGGGAGGAGCACGAAAGCGGCTATCACATTTTTGAACTTCTCGTTGAATCTTTTGGTGTCGACCAAAGCGGCTGCATCGGAGTTCAACTCGAAGCGTGCTCTGATTCGCGAGTTGATATACCTACACTACAGTCGAAGTTCAGCAGGCGATCTTTCGACGCCGGCTGGGCGTGATCGCGTACGACGCCGGCTTGTCGCGAAACTTGATAAGCAGCTTATTCACGGAAAGGTCCGGGGGGTTCTTTTTCAGGAATTCTATACCCGCTGA
- the mutL gene encoding DNA mismatch repair endonuclease MutL: protein MITASRIRVLPEKLANQIAAGEVVQRPASALKELVENSLDAGASSIVVDLESGGARRIRVRDDGEGMGRDDALLAFERHATSKITSEEDLYCVRTLGFRGEALPSIAAVSKVVLTTRRAGESLGNEVRIEGGRLLRVIEMGAPDGTEIDIRSLFYNVPARRKFLKTKNTELARCVEVVSRAAMAHPETAFILRHAERVIFDLKPSEDRLERAAGLLGKEAIPHLIELTGTERDGVSLSGWVGAPTLTRSNRDGQYFFVNGRPVRDRLLVHALSSAFRSFLPHGRHPVFALFLELAPEEVDVNVHPGKEEVRFRRGPMVHDFVQEVVESRLGAPPQRSRLIINKPGIPSDSNFQAPDFSASASRGPELLGGGGYVGRKEIGRVGDKGNFGMRHDAPIAEEGGGSFAGSTGPFEVAGEPTEGNEGGSLASVAMPLDRILQPPDPSNPILLAECRYLEQWAGCFLLFESAQGLVFVDQHAAHERVLYNRFRDQFRDGAVESQAALVPQHISLRPEESLLLDEHRETLERSGFELEQAGAGEYLVRAVPALLADRDPAGAVRRVVEGLADLEGPMSFPDLIDGIIARMSCKGAVKAAHSLHPEEVAVLVEEIDKTPGRWTCPHGRPVMLLLAQGPVRHRFLR, encoded by the coding sequence ATGATCACAGCGAGCCGGATACGGGTGTTGCCCGAGAAGCTGGCGAACCAAATTGCCGCCGGAGAAGTGGTTCAGCGGCCAGCGTCAGCGCTCAAGGAACTGGTCGAGAATAGTCTCGATGCCGGGGCAAGCTCAATCGTGGTGGATCTTGAATCCGGCGGCGCACGTCGCATTCGAGTCCGGGACGATGGCGAGGGAATGGGCAGAGACGATGCGCTCCTTGCCTTCGAGCGGCACGCAACGAGTAAAATCACCTCCGAGGAAGATCTCTATTGTGTTCGGACGCTTGGCTTTCGCGGCGAGGCGCTTCCGAGTATTGCGGCCGTGAGCAAGGTGGTGCTTACCACGCGCCGGGCAGGTGAGTCTCTCGGCAATGAGGTGCGAATTGAGGGTGGTCGGCTTCTTCGAGTTATTGAAATGGGCGCCCCCGACGGCACCGAAATCGACATCCGCTCGCTTTTCTATAATGTTCCGGCGCGGCGTAAGTTTCTCAAAACAAAAAACACGGAGCTTGCCCGCTGCGTAGAGGTTGTCAGTCGCGCTGCGATGGCGCATCCCGAAACCGCGTTTATCCTTCGTCATGCAGAGCGAGTGATTTTTGATTTAAAACCCTCCGAGGATCGCCTTGAGCGAGCGGCGGGGCTTCTTGGAAAGGAAGCCATCCCGCACCTGATCGAATTGACGGGTACCGAAAGAGATGGTGTTTCTCTAAGCGGATGGGTTGGGGCGCCCACTCTTACGCGCTCGAACCGCGATGGCCAGTATTTTTTTGTGAATGGCAGGCCCGTTCGGGACCGCCTTCTGGTTCACGCCCTATCAAGCGCCTTTCGGAGTTTTCTACCTCATGGGCGGCATCCGGTGTTTGCTCTGTTTCTTGAGTTGGCGCCCGAGGAGGTGGACGTCAACGTTCACCCTGGAAAAGAAGAGGTTCGCTTCAGGCGTGGACCGATGGTTCACGATTTTGTGCAAGAAGTTGTTGAGTCGAGACTCGGCGCGCCGCCTCAAAGATCAAGACTCATTATTAACAAGCCTGGTATTCCTTCGGATTCAAACTTTCAGGCCCCGGATTTTTCTGCCTCGGCGTCCAGGGGACCCGAATTGCTGGGCGGGGGCGGCTATGTCGGCAGAAAAGAGATTGGCCGGGTTGGCGACAAGGGCAATTTCGGTATGCGGCACGATGCGCCCATCGCCGAGGAGGGCGGCGGGAGTTTTGCTGGTTCTACCGGGCCTTTTGAGGTTGCAGGTGAGCCCACAGAGGGGAATGAGGGGGGCTCTCTTGCCTCGGTTGCCATGCCGCTTGACCGCATACTTCAGCCGCCCGATCCTTCTAATCCGATTCTTCTTGCAGAGTGCCGCTACCTTGAGCAGTGGGCTGGGTGTTTCCTGCTTTTCGAGTCGGCGCAAGGACTTGTCTTCGTGGATCAGCATGCTGCGCACGAGAGGGTTCTGTACAACCGGTTTCGCGATCAGTTTCGAGATGGGGCGGTGGAGAGCCAGGCCGCTTTGGTTCCTCAGCACATATCTTTGCGGCCCGAGGAGTCGCTGTTGCTCGATGAGCACCGCGAGACGCTTGAGCGCTCGGGTTTTGAGCTTGAGCAGGCCGGGGCCGGAGAGTATCTCGTGCGGGCTGTGCCTGCCTTGCTGGCCGACCGGGACCCGGCGGGCGCTGTTCGGCGGGTGGTCGAGGGTCTCGCCGATCTTGAGGGCCCGATGAGTTTTCCCGATCTGATTGATGGCATCATTGCCCGAATGAGTTGCAAGGGCGCGGTCAAGGCGGCGCATTCGTTGCATCCAGAGGAGGTGGCAGTGCTCGTCGAGGAGATTGACAAGACCCCGGGGCGATGGACTTGCCCGCATGGGCGGCCCGTCATGTTGCTACTTGCGCAGGGGCCGGTGCGTCATCGTTTTTTGAGGTGA
- the mazG gene encoding nucleoside triphosphate pyrophosphohydrolase: MNSDLSGFAKALEVMARLRAPDGCPWDREQDHQTLKPYIIEEAYEVIEAIDSGSNDDLREELGDLLLQVLFHSQLAQEKGLFNASEVAEKLADKMIDRHPHVFGEDQTDTTNQVLRNWEISKRKVRADRGKNNGAPSILDGVPLGMPALQRSHRLQNKAARVGFDWPDADGAGKKLEEEWGELKEAVAQGDQDAIESEMGDFLFSAVNYSRKLGVNAEDSTRSAISRFISRFHHIESTLRDRGISPEEVPLNELDKLWNEAKSAETQDLE, translated from the coding sequence ATGAATTCAGACCTTTCCGGCTTCGCCAAGGCGCTAGAGGTAATGGCCCGTCTTCGGGCGCCAGATGGCTGTCCTTGGGACCGTGAGCAGGACCACCAAACTCTCAAGCCCTATATTATCGAGGAGGCCTACGAGGTCATCGAGGCTATCGACTCAGGCAGCAACGACGACCTTCGCGAGGAGTTGGGCGATCTTCTCCTTCAGGTCCTCTTCCACTCTCAACTGGCACAGGAAAAAGGGCTTTTCAACGCCTCCGAGGTGGCCGAAAAACTTGCCGATAAGATGATCGACCGCCACCCCCATGTATTCGGTGAAGACCAGACAGACACGACAAATCAAGTCCTTCGCAACTGGGAGATATCAAAGCGCAAGGTCCGCGCTGATCGAGGTAAAAACAACGGCGCCCCCTCGATTCTCGACGGGGTGCCCCTCGGCATGCCAGCGCTTCAACGCTCTCACCGACTTCAGAACAAGGCGGCCCGCGTCGGTTTCGATTGGCCCGATGCCGATGGCGCGGGTAAAAAACTTGAAGAGGAATGGGGTGAACTCAAAGAAGCTGTGGCCCAAGGAGATCAAGATGCCATCGAATCCGAGATGGGCGATTTTCTCTTCTCTGCGGTGAACTACTCAAGAAAACTAGGCGTCAACGCTGAGGATTCGACACGCTCGGCGATATCGCGTTTCATTTCCCGCTTTCACCACATCGAATCCACTCTTCGCGACCGCGGCATCAGCCCCGAGGAAGTTCCGCTCAATGAACTCGACAAGCTCTGGAATGAAGCCAAATCAGCCGAGACACAGGACCTAGAATGA
- the guaA gene encoding glutamine-hydrolyzing GMP synthase, whose product MREQLLIIDFGSQYTQLIARRVRELGVYCEIHPCTRPWSEYLTSECRGVILSGGPSSVHDEGAPTIDAALLDKQIPVLGICYGMQLMTHLLGGRVGPVHEREYGRAELVVDEAAGIFKDMPGNETVWMSHADSIEAPPPGFRPLAHSNGSPVAAMASEDNQLWGIQFHPEVVHTPRGKEILENFVFGVCGFRGDWTMRSFIDEAVERIAEKVGGGNVICGLSGGVDSSVAAMLIHRAIGDRLTCVFVDTGLLRKGEAEEVIETFGSRLEVNLEHVDASAEFLGTLAGVTDPEVKRKRIGETFIRIFEKKSKSLGTFEFLGQGTLYPDVIESVSFKGPSAMIKSHHNVGGLPEDMKFELIEPLRELFKDEVRAAGEELGIPHDLLWRHPFPGPGLAVRILGEVTESRADTLREADAIFIETLREMGWYDKTWQAFAVLLPVNTVGVMGDSRTYENALALRAVTSQDGMTADWVRLPYDLLDAAAGRIISEVRGVNRVVYDVSSKPPGTIEWE is encoded by the coding sequence ATGCGAGAGCAGCTTTTAATCATTGATTTTGGTTCCCAGTACACCCAGTTGATTGCCAGGCGCGTTCGCGAGCTTGGTGTGTACTGCGAGATTCATCCCTGCACCCGGCCTTGGAGTGAGTACCTGACTTCGGAGTGCCGGGGGGTGATCCTCTCGGGCGGGCCCTCAAGTGTCCATGACGAGGGTGCGCCCACCATCGACGCCGCTCTTCTCGACAAGCAAATTCCCGTTCTTGGCATCTGCTACGGTATGCAGCTCATGACCCACCTTCTAGGAGGGCGCGTGGGTCCTGTGCATGAGCGAGAGTACGGTCGGGCCGAGCTTGTGGTGGACGAGGCGGCGGGTATTTTCAAGGACATGCCGGGCAATGAAACAGTTTGGATGAGCCACGCAGACTCGATCGAGGCGCCGCCGCCGGGCTTTAGGCCGCTGGCCCACTCGAACGGCTCGCCGGTCGCGGCCATGGCATCGGAGGACAATCAGCTCTGGGGCATCCAGTTCCACCCCGAGGTCGTCCACACCCCGCGGGGCAAGGAAATTCTAGAAAACTTCGTGTTCGGTGTATGTGGCTTCCGGGGCGATTGGACGATGCGCTCGTTTATCGATGAGGCCGTCGAGCGCATTGCCGAGAAGGTGGGCGGCGGGAATGTCATCTGCGGTCTCTCGGGCGGAGTGGATTCCTCGGTAGCCGCCATGCTCATTCATCGTGCTATAGGAGACAGGCTCACCTGTGTGTTCGTCGATACGGGGCTGCTCCGAAAGGGCGAGGCCGAAGAGGTCATCGAAACCTTCGGGAGCCGCCTGGAGGTGAATCTTGAGCATGTCGATGCGAGCGCCGAATTCTTAGGCACCCTTGCCGGGGTGACGGACCCCGAGGTGAAGCGCAAGCGTATTGGCGAGACGTTTATCCGTATATTTGAAAAAAAATCAAAGAGCCTGGGCACGTTTGAATTTTTGGGCCAGGGGACGCTTTATCCCGATGTTATCGAGAGCGTGTCCTTCAAAGGCCCCTCGGCAATGATCAAAAGCCACCATAATGTTGGCGGTCTGCCCGAGGATATGAAATTTGAATTGATCGAGCCCCTGCGGGAGCTTTTCAAAGACGAGGTGCGTGCAGCTGGCGAGGAATTGGGTATTCCTCACGATTTACTCTGGCGGCATCCGTTCCCGGGACCGGGGCTGGCCGTCCGCATTCTGGGCGAGGTGACCGAATCTCGCGCCGATACCCTCCGCGAGGCAGATGCGATTTTCATCGAAACGCTTCGGGAAATGGGCTGGTACGATAAAACCTGGCAGGCGTTTGCCGTCCTTTTGCCGGTCAACACGGTTGGGGTGATGGGGGACTCGCGCACCTACGAAAATGCGCTGGCCCTGCGTGCCGTCACCAGCCAGGACGGCATGACGGCAGATTGGGTGCGGCTTCCATATGATTTGCTCGACGCCGCTGCTGGCCGCATTATTTCCGAGGTGCGCGGTGTTAACCGTGTCGTGTACGATGTCTCCTCAAAACCGCCCGGGACAATAGAGTGGGAGTAG
- a CDS encoding inorganic phosphate transporter yields the protein MTTAFLLVTLACIFALYMAWNIGANDVANSMAPSIGSGVVSLKKAIWIAAIAEFAGAILVGSSVTSTIRKGIVDPAIFAGNPEEFMLGMTAALLGAALWLHAATLLGLPVSTTHSIVGAVIGFGLVAKGAGSLNYGTLFSIVMSWVVSPVSGGILGFGIFYFVRVKILASRDQNESCRFYAPYILFVFVVVFIQSFIFKGIKNLKLPVTFWTVLLLGAIIGALVFIGSRYWFSRRGKGQEDFSDRFFKFLLVATCGYVAFAHGANDVANAVGPLAAVIGVYQQGAVAAKVVVPWWVLVMGGAGIVSGLAIAGWKVIATIGSHITEITPQNGFAAQFGAATTVLICSQMGLPISTTHTIVGAVIGVGMARGVQALNLRVIRNIVMSWFLTIPFAAGATMLVFRLIEALL from the coding sequence ATGACTACTGCGTTTTTATTGGTCACTCTTGCGTGTATTTTTGCCCTGTACATGGCTTGGAACATTGGTGCCAACGATGTGGCCAACTCAATGGCCCCCTCGATTGGAAGCGGTGTCGTTTCTCTTAAGAAAGCCATTTGGATAGCGGCCATCGCCGAATTTGCGGGTGCGATATTGGTGGGCAGCTCGGTCACTTCCACCATTCGCAAGGGGATAGTTGATCCCGCCATCTTTGCGGGAAATCCCGAGGAGTTCATGTTGGGGATGACGGCGGCCCTTCTGGGCGCGGCGCTCTGGCTCCATGCGGCGACATTATTGGGATTGCCCGTCTCAACCACGCACTCCATCGTCGGGGCGGTCATCGGATTTGGGCTGGTCGCCAAAGGGGCCGGCAGCCTCAACTACGGCACACTTTTCAGCATTGTGATGAGCTGGGTTGTTTCGCCGGTATCGGGAGGTATCCTGGGCTTTGGCATCTTCTATTTCGTTCGTGTGAAAATTCTGGCCTCAAGGGATCAAAACGAGTCCTGTCGATTTTATGCCCCCTATATTCTCTTTGTCTTTGTGGTTGTCTTCATCCAATCGTTTATTTTTAAGGGAATTAAAAACCTCAAGCTCCCTGTGACTTTTTGGACCGTTCTTTTGTTGGGTGCCATCATCGGCGCGCTCGTGTTCATAGGCTCGAGGTACTGGTTCTCAAGACGGGGCAAGGGCCAGGAGGATTTCTCGGACCGATTCTTTAAATTCCTCTTGGTCGCGACTTGTGGTTATGTGGCTTTTGCGCACGGGGCAAACGATGTGGCGAATGCTGTTGGCCCCCTCGCAGCTGTTATTGGGGTCTATCAACAAGGCGCCGTTGCGGCGAAAGTTGTTGTGCCATGGTGGGTGTTGGTGATGGGAGGTGCGGGAATTGTTTCCGGGCTCGCCATTGCGGGCTGGAAAGTCATCGCCACCATCGGAAGCCACATCACCGAGATCACTCCCCAAAATGGATTCGCCGCCCAGTTTGGCGCAGCAACCACCGTACTAATCTGCTCTCAGATGGGGCTTCCCATCTCGACTACACACACCATCGTGGGCGCCGTGATTGGCGTGGGAATGGCCCGCGGTGTCCAGGCGCTCAACCTTCGGGTAATCCGCAACATCGTTATGTCGTGGTTCCTGACAATTCCCTTTGCGGCGGGCGCAACGATGCTCGTATTCCGGTTGATAGAGGCGCTTCTCTAA